A DNA window from Mycobacterium sp. IDR2000157661 contains the following coding sequences:
- a CDS encoding helix-turn-helix transcriptional regulator — protein sequence MVHRSAVRRAVDNFLQSAERQPSGLVIEGEAGIGKTTVWLDALDRARRRGFRVLSARMGPTDFVLPFAALADLLSVVEPELAAQLSDTQRLAIDRVLLRDSADGPATNEHTVAAAIAVLLNMIAADSPLIVAVDNVHWLDPSSRVVLAFAVRHLDGRVGMLVTERCDPDRDAAAWLQLSRPGGMDRIEVGRLSLGGLHAIISKRLGRSFSRPVMTRIANISGGNPFYALELARAIDLGAGGAQPVLPTTLAELMRMRIGDLDSASGDALLAAASVPNPTIELVATVLGMSQERTVELLEESEDKGIVTIAGNLVRFSHPLLAQSIYSEAKPARRRAVHRRLADVQLMPELRARHMALAAATADSATLDALDDAADTACARGAPAAAAELLDLAMSLGGDTPVRRVRAAEHHFRAGDADRARGLLEPTIDGLEPGVLRSVACNLMAGIQANGDRFVEAGAFLEGALADAQGHPGLQARTLMSLAFVQAMTGEFDAGLSSARQAVEYAEQDGSASLLSQALATLVNTQFHLGQGVDEATLQRALELEDPAAEVPISFSASAIHALTNAWTGRLGTAARQMAVLRERCVERGAEVDLMAITGFCTLIAIWRGDFTEAAVLADETRERAEQVGGSLAVSLAVRAAVAAYSGREADARADAAAALRIAEDCGSARLAEWPIMTLGFLEVSLGRYEQALTTLQPMLDGLAERPGIEIMTGAFLADAVEAMIALGRHSDAEPLIEALERTGTRLSRQWMIAVGARCRSMWLAATGDVPRALTVVQDALVDHAKVPMPFECARTQLLLGQLERRQRHKEGAVATLRAALQAFENMGTPLWADRARAELARVNVAPTRDMSLTHTEQRVAQLAAAGKTNRDLAAALFVSPKTVEAHLSRIYRKLGIGSRAELGRVIGNADSSS from the coding sequence GTGGTGCACCGCTCTGCCGTACGGCGCGCGGTGGATAACTTCCTGCAATCGGCCGAACGCCAACCCAGCGGGCTCGTCATCGAGGGTGAAGCAGGCATCGGCAAGACCACCGTCTGGTTGGACGCCCTCGACCGGGCTCGGCGACGCGGTTTCCGCGTGCTCTCGGCGAGGATGGGACCCACCGACTTCGTTCTCCCGTTCGCGGCGCTGGCCGACCTGCTCTCCGTCGTGGAGCCGGAATTAGCCGCGCAGCTCTCCGACACGCAACGCCTCGCGATCGACCGAGTTCTGCTGCGAGACAGCGCCGACGGCCCCGCGACCAACGAGCACACCGTGGCGGCGGCGATAGCGGTGCTGCTCAACATGATCGCGGCGGACAGCCCACTGATCGTCGCGGTCGACAACGTGCACTGGCTGGACCCGTCCAGTCGAGTGGTGCTCGCGTTCGCGGTCCGGCACCTCGACGGCCGCGTCGGAATGCTGGTGACCGAGCGGTGTGATCCCGATCGTGATGCAGCGGCGTGGCTGCAGCTGAGCAGACCGGGCGGTATGGACCGCATAGAGGTTGGTCGGTTGAGCCTGGGCGGTCTGCACGCGATCATCTCGAAGCGCCTCGGCAGATCCTTCTCGCGGCCGGTGATGACCCGCATCGCGAACATCTCCGGCGGCAATCCCTTCTATGCGCTCGAGCTTGCCCGCGCCATCGATCTCGGCGCCGGCGGCGCCCAACCGGTCTTACCCACCACGCTTGCCGAGTTGATGCGGATGCGCATCGGCGATCTCGACAGCGCGTCGGGTGACGCGCTGTTGGCGGCGGCCTCGGTCCCCAACCCGACGATCGAGTTGGTGGCGACGGTGCTGGGCATGTCGCAGGAGCGCACCGTCGAGCTTCTCGAGGAGTCGGAGGACAAGGGCATCGTCACGATCGCGGGCAACCTCGTGCGGTTCTCCCATCCGCTGTTGGCGCAGAGCATCTACAGCGAGGCCAAACCCGCGCGCCGGCGCGCGGTGCACCGGCGGCTGGCCGACGTCCAGCTGATGCCCGAGTTGAGGGCGCGACACATGGCGCTGGCGGCCGCCACGGCGGACTCCGCGACGCTCGACGCGCTCGACGATGCCGCCGATACGGCCTGCGCGCGCGGCGCACCGGCCGCCGCGGCCGAACTGCTTGATCTGGCGATGTCGCTAGGCGGTGACACGCCCGTGCGCCGGGTGCGCGCCGCCGAACACCACTTCCGAGCGGGTGACGCCGACCGCGCCCGCGGACTGCTGGAACCGACGATCGACGGGCTGGAGCCTGGCGTGTTGCGCAGCGTGGCGTGCAACCTGATGGCGGGAATCCAGGCGAACGGCGACCGCTTCGTCGAGGCCGGTGCTTTCCTCGAGGGCGCACTCGCCGATGCCCAGGGTCATCCCGGTCTGCAGGCCCGCACGCTGATGTCGCTGGCGTTCGTCCAAGCGATGACGGGCGAGTTCGACGCGGGACTGAGCAGCGCGCGGCAAGCCGTGGAGTACGCCGAGCAGGACGGTTCGGCGTCGCTGCTCAGCCAGGCCCTGGCGACGCTCGTCAACACGCAGTTTCACCTCGGGCAGGGAGTCGACGAGGCCACACTCCAGAGAGCGCTGGAACTCGAAGATCCCGCCGCCGAGGTTCCGATCTCCTTCTCGGCCAGTGCCATTCACGCGCTGACCAACGCCTGGACCGGCCGACTCGGCACCGCGGCCAGGCAGATGGCCGTGCTGCGGGAGCGATGTGTGGAACGGGGCGCCGAGGTCGATCTGATGGCCATCACCGGTTTCTGCACGCTGATCGCAATCTGGCGCGGCGACTTCACCGAAGCAGCCGTGCTGGCCGACGAAACCAGGGAGCGTGCCGAGCAGGTCGGCGGCTCACTGGCGGTCTCCCTGGCGGTGCGCGCCGCCGTGGCGGCGTATTCCGGACGCGAGGCCGACGCTCGTGCCGATGCCGCTGCGGCGCTGCGCATCGCCGAGGATTGCGGGTCGGCGCGGCTGGCCGAGTGGCCGATCATGACGCTCGGGTTCCTCGAGGTGTCGCTCGGCAGGTATGAACAGGCCCTGACGACACTGCAGCCGATGCTCGACGGGCTGGCGGAGCGTCCCGGCATCGAGATCATGACCGGAGCGTTCCTCGCCGACGCGGTCGAGGCGATGATCGCGCTGGGGCGTCACTCCGACGCCGAACCGCTCATCGAAGCGTTGGAGCGCACCGGCACTCGGCTGTCCCGGCAGTGGATGATCGCGGTCGGCGCACGCTGCCGCAGCATGTGGCTGGCCGCCACCGGAGACGTGCCGCGGGCACTGACCGTCGTCCAGGACGCCCTGGTGGACCATGCGAAGGTGCCGATGCCGTTCGAATGTGCCCGCACGCAACTGCTTTTGGGTCAGCTCGAGCGGCGGCAACGCCACAAAGAGGGCGCCGTCGCGACCTTGCGGGCCGCGCTGCAGGCATTCGAGAACATGGGAACACCCCTGTGGGCCGATCGGGCGCGTGCCGAGCTGGCACGGGTGAACGTCGCGCCGACGCGCGACATGTCGCTGACTCACACCGAGCAGCGGGTGGCGCAGTTGGCGGCCGCCGGCAAGACGAACCGCGACCTCGCGGCGGCTCTGTTCGTGAGCCCGAAAACCGTTGAGGCACATCTCAGCCGGATCTACCGCAAACTCGGGATCGGCTCGCGCGCGGAGCTGGGACGGGTGATCGGCAACGCCGATTCCTCGTCGTAG